One window of Siniperca chuatsi isolate FFG_IHB_CAS linkage group LG15, ASM2008510v1, whole genome shotgun sequence genomic DNA carries:
- the rtn1a gene encoding reticulon-1a isoform X4, whose translation MGAAAIDLLYWRNVKQSGAVFSSVLLLLFSLTQFSVVSVGAYLALAALSATISFRIYKSVLQAVQKTDEGHPFKAYLEIEIALSQDQISKYADKILLYTNTCMKELRRLFLVQDLIDSLKFAVLMWLLTYVGALFNGLTLLILAVVSMFTMPVVYEKHQAQIDQYVGLIRTQVNSVVGKIQAKIPGAKRKEE comes from the exons cAATTGACCTGCTCTACTGGAGGAATGTGAAGCAGTCGGGGGCCGTGTTCAGCAGCGTGcttctgctcctcttctccCTGACCCAGTTCAGTGTGGTCAGCGTCGGAGCCTACTTAGCCCTGGCAGCCCTCTCTGCCACCATCAGCTTCAGGATCTACAAGTCTGTGCTGCAGGCTGTGCAGAAGACCGACGAGGGACATCCTTTCAA AGCCTACCTGGAGATTGAAATCGCTCTATCCCAAGACCAGATTAGTAAATATGCCGACAAAATCCTGCTGTACACCAACACCTGTATGAAGGAGCTCCGCAGGCTCTTCCTCGTACAAGATCTGATCGACTCTTTGAAG tttgcTGTTTTGATGTGGCTGCTGACCTATGTGGGTGCTCTGTTCAACGGCCTGACACTGCTCATTCTAG CTGTGGTCTCCATGTTCACCATGCCTGTGGTCTATGAGAAACATCAG GCACAGATTGATCAATATGTGGGACTAATACGGACCCAGGTCAACTCTGTGGTGGGGAA GATCCAAGCGAAGATCCCCGGGGCCAAGAGGAAGGAGGAGTag
- the rtn1a gene encoding reticulon-1a isoform X3 — translation MQATADVTKKESSWSGWKGQAIDLLYWRNVKQSGAVFSSVLLLLFSLTQFSVVSVGAYLALAALSATISFRIYKSVLQAVQKTDEGHPFKAYLEIEIALSQDQISKYADKILLYTNTCMKELRRLFLVQDLIDSLKFAVLMWLLTYVGALFNGLTLLILAVVSMFTMPVVYEKHQAQIDQYVGLIRTQVNSVVGKIQAKIPGAKRKEE, via the exons cAATTGACCTGCTCTACTGGAGGAATGTGAAGCAGTCGGGGGCCGTGTTCAGCAGCGTGcttctgctcctcttctccCTGACCCAGTTCAGTGTGGTCAGCGTCGGAGCCTACTTAGCCCTGGCAGCCCTCTCTGCCACCATCAGCTTCAGGATCTACAAGTCTGTGCTGCAGGCTGTGCAGAAGACCGACGAGGGACATCCTTTCAA AGCCTACCTGGAGATTGAAATCGCTCTATCCCAAGACCAGATTAGTAAATATGCCGACAAAATCCTGCTGTACACCAACACCTGTATGAAGGAGCTCCGCAGGCTCTTCCTCGTACAAGATCTGATCGACTCTTTGAAG tttgcTGTTTTGATGTGGCTGCTGACCTATGTGGGTGCTCTGTTCAACGGCCTGACACTGCTCATTCTAG CTGTGGTCTCCATGTTCACCATGCCTGTGGTCTATGAGAAACATCAG GCACAGATTGATCAATATGTGGGACTAATACGGACCCAGGTCAACTCTGTGGTGGGGAA GATCCAAGCGAAGATCCCCGGGGCCAAGAGGAAGGAGGAGTag